A portion of the Aricia agestis chromosome 1, ilAriAges1.1, whole genome shotgun sequence genome contains these proteins:
- the LOC121727285 gene encoding serine/threonine-protein phosphatase 2A regulatory subunit B'' subunit gamma-like isoform X1, translating into MSNIGKENKSVETVGTSCNSTLEMDEKERKVNETLKNRLRKYIKKLDENNTATTKEESEKVELETFKKLYKPKLEGDPESYKKIPKFYFKLPRHDDTLAQKLREETRAQFLQKKSKELLDNSELKHLWSLLEKSNGSFSMANSDELTVDYIQFKKIRDEAGPKYKPYFTAEVFGRLQASEGGIGRVRGVSLFNYVMRRVWLQQTRIGLSLYDVTGQGYLTEHDLESYIAELVPSLAALDGLDSSFTSFYVCTAARKFLFFLDPLRVGRVRIRDVLSCSFLDDLLELREEDLPMDLQEQNWFSAASALRVYGQYLNLDRDHNGMLSINELAGYGSGTLTRAFLQRVFQQCLTYDGEMDYKTYLDLVLALENRRQPAALAYLFRVLDINSQGYLDAFTLNYFFKFALFAGHPGADGGSWCRASQLRGREGRDLRHDQTGAPRADHPAGLGALRPRPHRRVYAVGAPWLLCVREQRGVRGCG; encoded by the exons ATGAGCAACATAGGTAAAGAAAACAAAAGTGTCGAAACTGTTGGTACCAGCTGCAATAGCACTCTTGAAATGGACgaaaaagaaagaaaagttAATGAAACTTTGAAAAATCGTTTGcgaaagtatataaaaaaattagatg AAAATAATACAGCTACTACTAAAGAAGAGAGTGAAAAAGTTGAATTGGAAACTTTTAAAAAACTTTACAAACCTAAATTAGAAGGAGATCCAGAATCTTACAAGAAAATACCAAAGTTTTATTTCAAACTACCGAGACATGATGATACATTGGCACAAAAACTAAGAGAAGAAACAAGAGCACAATTTCTACAGAAAAAAAGCAAGGAACTGCTTGATAATAGTGAGCTTAAGCACTTATGGAGCCTCCTCGAAAAATCTAATGGGAGTTTTAGCATGGCCAATAGTGATGAGCTAACAGTTGATTATATTCAGTTTAAAAAGATAAGAGATGAAGCTGGTCCCAAATACAA ACCTTATTTTACCGCGGAAGTGTTTGGTCGTTTACAAGCATCCGAGGGAGGTATCGGGCGTGTGAGGGGTGTGTCCCTGTTCAACTATGTCATGAGGAGAGTCTGGCTGCAGCAGACGAGGATTGGACTCTCTTTATATGATGTCACCGGGCAGGGCTATCTTACTGAGCAT gatttgGAAAGTTATATTGCAGAGTTGGTTCCATCACTTGCAGCCTTGGATGGTTTGGATTCCTCATTTACATCATTTTATGTCTGCACTGCAGCTcggaagtttttatttttccttgATCCACTTCGTGTAGGAAGAGTGAGGATAAGAGATGTTCTGTCCTGCTCTTTCCTGGATGATTTGTTGGAG CTGCGTGAAGAAGACTTGCCGATGGACTTGCAGGAACAGAATTGGTTTAGTGCTGCGTCTGCGCTCAGAGTCTATGGACAGTATCTCAATCTAGACAGAGATCACAATGGAATGCTAAGCATAAACGAGCTAGCTgg ctaTGGATCAGGTACACTGACGCGTGCATTCCTGCAGCGCGTGTTCCAACAGTGTCTAACGTATGACGGGGAGATGGACTACAAGACCTATCTGGATCTAGTTCTCGCTCTTGAGAACCGTCGCCAGCCGGCTGCCCTCGCTTATCTGTTTAGAGTTCTAGACATCAACTCTCAGGGATACTTAGACGCGTTTACTCTCAATTACTTCTTTAAG TTTGCATTATTCGCAGGCCATCCAGGAGCTGATGGTGGCTCATGGTGCCGAGCCAGTCAGCTTCGAGGACGTGAAGGACGAGATCTTCGACATGATCAAACCGGAGCACCCCGCGCGGATCACCCTGCAGGACTTGGTGCGCTCCGGCCGCGGCCACACCGCCGTGTCTATGCTGTTGGAGCTCCATGGCTTCTTTGCGTACGAGAACAGAGAGGTGTTCGCGGCTGCGGGTGA
- the LOC121727285 gene encoding serine/threonine-protein phosphatase 2A regulatory subunit B'' subunit gamma-like isoform X2, with protein sequence MSNIGKENKSVETVGTSCNSTLEMDEKERKVNETLKNRLRKYIKKLDENNTATTKEESEKVELETFKKLYKPKLEGDPESYKKIPKFYFKLPRHDDTLAQKLREETRAQFLQKKSKELLDNSELKHLWSLLEKSNGSFSMANSDELTVDYIQFKKIRDEAGPKYKPYFTAEVFGRLQASEGGIGRVRGVSLFNYVMRRVWLQQTRIGLSLYDVTGQGYLTEHDLESYIAELVPSLAALDGLDSSFTSFYVCTAARKFLFFLDPLRVGRVRIRDVLSCSFLDDLLELREEDLPMDLQEQNWFSAASALRVYGQYLNLDRDHNGMLSINELAGYGSGTLTRAFLQRVFQQCLTYDGEMDYKTYLDLVLALENRRQPAALAYLFRVLDINSQGYLDAFTLNYFFKAIQELMVAHGAEPVSFEDVKDEIFDMIKPEHPARITLQDLVRSGRGHTAVSMLLELHGFFAYENREVFAAAGDHGP encoded by the exons ATGAGCAACATAGGTAAAGAAAACAAAAGTGTCGAAACTGTTGGTACCAGCTGCAATAGCACTCTTGAAATGGACgaaaaagaaagaaaagttAATGAAACTTTGAAAAATCGTTTGcgaaagtatataaaaaaattagatg AAAATAATACAGCTACTACTAAAGAAGAGAGTGAAAAAGTTGAATTGGAAACTTTTAAAAAACTTTACAAACCTAAATTAGAAGGAGATCCAGAATCTTACAAGAAAATACCAAAGTTTTATTTCAAACTACCGAGACATGATGATACATTGGCACAAAAACTAAGAGAAGAAACAAGAGCACAATTTCTACAGAAAAAAAGCAAGGAACTGCTTGATAATAGTGAGCTTAAGCACTTATGGAGCCTCCTCGAAAAATCTAATGGGAGTTTTAGCATGGCCAATAGTGATGAGCTAACAGTTGATTATATTCAGTTTAAAAAGATAAGAGATGAAGCTGGTCCCAAATACAA ACCTTATTTTACCGCGGAAGTGTTTGGTCGTTTACAAGCATCCGAGGGAGGTATCGGGCGTGTGAGGGGTGTGTCCCTGTTCAACTATGTCATGAGGAGAGTCTGGCTGCAGCAGACGAGGATTGGACTCTCTTTATATGATGTCACCGGGCAGGGCTATCTTACTGAGCAT gatttgGAAAGTTATATTGCAGAGTTGGTTCCATCACTTGCAGCCTTGGATGGTTTGGATTCCTCATTTACATCATTTTATGTCTGCACTGCAGCTcggaagtttttatttttccttgATCCACTTCGTGTAGGAAGAGTGAGGATAAGAGATGTTCTGTCCTGCTCTTTCCTGGATGATTTGTTGGAG CTGCGTGAAGAAGACTTGCCGATGGACTTGCAGGAACAGAATTGGTTTAGTGCTGCGTCTGCGCTCAGAGTCTATGGACAGTATCTCAATCTAGACAGAGATCACAATGGAATGCTAAGCATAAACGAGCTAGCTgg ctaTGGATCAGGTACACTGACGCGTGCATTCCTGCAGCGCGTGTTCCAACAGTGTCTAACGTATGACGGGGAGATGGACTACAAGACCTATCTGGATCTAGTTCTCGCTCTTGAGAACCGTCGCCAGCCGGCTGCCCTCGCTTATCTGTTTAGAGTTCTAGACATCAACTCTCAGGGATACTTAGACGCGTTTACTCTCAATTACTTCTTTAAG GCCATCCAGGAGCTGATGGTGGCTCATGGTGCCGAGCCAGTCAGCTTCGAGGACGTGAAGGACGAGATCTTCGACATGATCAAACCGGAGCACCCCGCGCGGATCACCCTGCAGGACTTGGTGCGCTCCGGCCGCGGCCACACCGCCGTGTCTATGCTGTTGGAGCTCCATGGCTTCTTTGCGTACGAGAACAGAGAGGTGTTCGCGGCTGCGGGTGACCACGGACCCTGA